The following are from one region of the Silene latifolia isolate original U9 population chromosome 9, ASM4854445v1, whole genome shotgun sequence genome:
- the LOC141601810 gene encoding uncharacterized protein LOC141601810 yields the protein MIISSWNIRGLNDPIKQMEVRSYLSKNKVEVLGLLETRVKSNNFAAISRTFRLYSIMNNYFHHYNGRIWVFWDHRKFTVLSSQIHDQLIHLELLHHISQAKIYVTFIYANNDASQRERLWDELRGIAGSVTQWIILGDFNIVREMGERIGPNPPSVSEILAFNKCLLDCTLADLNSFGYSPCWDIGSLTHIG from the exons ATGATTATCTCCTCTTGGAATATAAGAGGTCTTAATGACCCAATAAAGCAGATGGAGGTTAGGAGCTATCTGTCTAAGAATAAAGTGGAAGTGTTAGGACTATTAGAAACTAGAGTTAAATCCAATAATTTTGCTGCTATATCTAGGACTTTTCGTTTATATTCTATTATGAATAACTATTTTCACCATTATAATGGGAGAATATGGGTGTTCTGGGATCATAGGAAATTTACTGTTCTCTCTTCTCAAATACATGACCAATTGATTCACCTTGAGCTTTTACATCATATTTCTCAAGCAAAGATTTATGTTACCTTCATTTATGCTAATAATGATGCTAGCCAAAGAGAAAGGTTATGGGATGAACTCAGAGGTATAGCTGGTTCTGTTACTCAGTGGATTATTCTGGGGGATTTTAACATTGTTAGAGAAATGGGTGAAAGAATTGGACCAAATCCACCCTCAGTTTCTGAGATTCTTGCCTTTAACAAATGTTTATTGGATTGTACCTTAGCGGATCTTAACAGTTTTGGAT ATTCTCCCTGCTGGGATATCGGATCACTCACCCATATTGGTTGA
- the LOC141601811 gene encoding chaperonin CPN60-1, mitochondrial-like has protein sequence MSVYRIIDIVTDALNATKAAVADGIVPGCGVALLYASKELDKLQTANYDQKIGVQIIQAALKTPVYTIASNDGVEGALIVGKLLEQDDHDLGYDAAKGEYVNMVKSGIIDPLKVIRTALADVARQV, from the exons ATGTCTGTTTATCGGATTAttgatat AGTGACAGATGCTCTAAATGCAACTAAAGCTGCAGTTGCCGATGGCATTGTTCCAGGGTGTGGTGTTGCACTCCTTTATGCCTCAAAGGAACTAGACAAGCTACAAACTGCGAACTATGATCAGAAGATCGGTGTACAGATTATTCAAGCAGCCCTTAAA ACCCCTGTTTACACTATTGCATCAAATGACGGAGTTGAGGGAGCTCTCATTGTTGGCAAATTACTGGAGCAAGATGACCACGATCTTGGTTACGATGCTGCCAAAG GAGAATATGTGAATATGGTGAAATCAGGCATCATTGACCCACTCAAAGTTATTCGAACAGCTTTGGCTGACGTTGCCAGGCAAGTCTAA